The Procambarus clarkii isolate CNS0578487 chromosome 91, FALCON_Pclarkii_2.0, whole genome shotgun sequence genome includes a region encoding these proteins:
- the LOC123773838 gene encoding uncharacterized protein encodes MRCLEWCLDPVLELQLESCLEPVLELDLESCLEPALELDLESCLEPPGLDVLVLRTDQATLVAKKASFPTTREPQGEPVIIAVRSILPEASATLPTDITLLGSPLGDDADSAILATRPPNRTSHFDNPSTSRTPPPQEPLHLKNPSTSRTPPPQEPLHLKNPSISRTPPPQEPLHLKNPSTSRTLPSQEPLHLKNPSTSRTPPPQEPLHLKNPSTSRTLPPQEPLHLKNPSTSRTLPSQEPLHLKNPSISRTPPSQEPLHLKNPSISRTPPSQEPLHLKNPSTSRTPPPQEPLHLKNPSTSRTPPPQEPLHLKNPSTSRTPPPQEPLHLKNPSISRTPPSQEPFHLKNPSISRTLPSQEPFHLKNPSISRTPPSQEPFHLKNPSTSRTPPPQEPLHLKNPSTSRTPPSQEPLHLKNPSISRTPPPQEPLHLKNPSTSRTPPPQEPLHLKNPSTSRTPPSQEPFHLKNPSISRTLPPQEPFHLKNPSTSRTPPPQEPFHLKNPSISRTPPSQEPLHLKNPSISRTPPSQEPFHLKNPSISRTLPSQEPFHLKNPSISRTLPSQEPLHLKNPSTSRTPPPQEPLHLKNPSTSRTPPPQETFHLKNPSTSRTPPPQEPLHLKNPSTSRTPPPQEPLHLKNPSTSRTPPPQEPLHLKNPSTSRTLPSQEPLHLKNPSTSRTPPPQEPLHLKNPSTSRTPPPQEPLHLKNPSTSRTPPPQEPLHLKNPSTSRIPPPQEPLHLKNPSTSRTPPPQEPLHLKNPSTSRTLPSQEPLHLKNPSISRTPPPQEPFHLKNPSTSRTPPPQEPLHLKNPSISRTPPPLEPLHLKNPSTSRTPPPQEPLHLKNPSTSRRQK; translated from the exons ATGAGATGTCTTGAGTGGTGTCTAGACCCTGTCCTGGAGCTTCAACTGGAATCGTGTCTAGAACCTGTCCTGGAGCTTGACCTGGAGTCGTGTCTAGAACCTGCCCTGGAACTTGACCTGGAGTCGTGTCTAGAACCTCCTGGCCTCGATGTTCTCGTGTTGCGAACTGATCAGGCGACCTTGGTAGCTAAGAAAGCCTCATTCCCGACGACGAGGGAACCTCAGGG TGAACCAGTCATCATTGCAGTGAGATCCATTTTACCTGAAGCCTCAGCCACTTTGCCCACTGACATCACACTGCTTGGATCACCGCTGGGTGACGACGCCGACAGTGCTATTCTTGCaactcgtcctcctaatagaacgtcgcacttTGAC AACCCCTCCACCTCTAGAACCCCTCCACCTCAAGAACCCCTCCACCTCAAGAACCCCTCCACCTCAAGAACCCCTCCACCTCAAGAACCCCTCCATCTCAAGAACCCCTCCATCTCAAGAACCCCTCCACCTCAAGAACCCCTCCACCTCAAGAACCCCTCCACCTCAAGAACCCTTCCATCTCAAGAACCCCTCCACCTCAAGAACCCCTCCACCTCAAGAACCCCTCCACCTCAAGAACCCCTCCACCTCAAGAACCCCTCCACCTCAAGAACCCTTCCACCTCAAGAACCCCTCCACCTCAAGAACCCCTCCACCTCAAGAACCCTTCCATCTCAAGAACCCCTCCATCTCAAGAACCCTTCCATCTCAAGAACCCCTCCATCTCAAGAACCCCTCCACCTCAAGAACCCTTCCATCTCAAGAACCCCTCCATCTCAAGAACCCCTCCACCTCAAGAACCCCTCCACCTCAAGAACCCCTCCACCTCAAGAACCCCTCCACCTCAAGAACCCCTCCACCTCAAGAACCCCTCCACCTCAAGAACCCCTCCACCTCAAGAACCCCTCCACCTCAAGAACCCCTCCACCTCAAGAACCCCTCCATCTCAAGAACCCTTCCATCTCAAGAACCCCTCCATCTCAAGAACCCTTCCATCTCAAGAACCCCTCCATCTCAAGAACCCTTCCATCTCAAGAACCCTTCCATCTCAAGAACCCTTCCATCTCAAGAACCCCTCCATCTCAAGAACCCTTCCATCTCAAGAACCCCTCCACCTCAAGAACCCCTCCACCTCAAGAACCCCTCCATCTCAAGAACCCCTCCACCTCAAGAACCCCTCCATCTCAAGAACCCCTCCATCTCAAGAACCCTTCCATCTCAAGAACCCCTCCACCTCAAGAACCCCTCCACCTCAAGAACCCCTCCACCTCAAGAACCCCTCCACCTCAAGAACCCCTCCACCTCAAGAACCCCTCCACCTCAAGAACCCCTCCATCTCAAGAACCCTTCCATCTCAAGAACCCCTCCATCTCAAGAACCCTTCCACCTCAAGAACCCTTCCATCTCAAGAACCCCTCCACCTCAAGAACCCCTCCACCTCAAGAACCCTTCCATCTCAAGAACCCCTCCATCTCAAGAACCCCTCCATCTCAAGAACCCCTCCACCTCAAGAACCCCTCCATCTCAAGAACCCCTCCATCTCAAGAACCCTTCCATCTCAAGAACCCCTCCATCTCAAGAACCCTTCCATCTCAAGAACCCTTCCATCTCAAGAACCCCTCCATCTCAAGAACCCTTCCATCTCAAGAACCCCTCCACCTCAAGAACCCCTCCACCTCAAGAACCCCTCCACCTCAAGAACCCCTCCACCTCAAGAACCCCTCCACCTCAAGAACCCCTCCACCTCAAGAAACCTTCCACCTCAAGAATCCCTCCACCTCAAGAACCCCTCCACCTCAAGAACCCCTCCACCTCAAGAACCCCTCCACCTCAAGAACCCCTCCACCTCAAGAACCCCTCCACCTCAAGAACCCCTCCACCTCAAGAACCCCTCCACCTCAAGAACCCCTCCACCTCAAGAACCCCTCCACCTCAAGAACCCTTCCATCTCAAGAACCCCTCCACCTCAAGAACCCCTCCACCTCAAGAACCCCTCCACCTCAAGAACCCCTCCACCTCAAGAACCCCTCCACCTCAAGAACCCCTCCACCTCAAGAACCCCTCCACCTCAAGAACCCCTCCACCTCAAGAACCCCTCCACCTCAAGAACCCCTCCACCTCAAGAACCCCTCCACCTCAAGAATCCCTCCACCTCAAGAACCCCTCCACCTCAAGAACCCCTCCACCTCAAGAACCCCTCCACCTCAAGAACCCCTCCACCTCAAGAACCCCTCCACCTCAAGAACCCTTCCATCTCAAGAACCCCTCCACCTCAAGAACCCCTCCATCTCAAGAACCCCTCCACCTCAAGAACCCTTCCACCTCAAGAACCCCTCCACCTCAAGAACCCCTCCACCTCAAGAACCCCTCCACCTCAAGAACCCTTCCATCTCAAGAACCCCTCCACCTCTAGAACCCCTCCACCTCAAGAACCCCTCCACCTCAAGAACCCCTCCACCTCAAGAACCCCTCCACCTCAAGAACCCCTCCACCTCAAGGAGACAAAAGTGA